A single window of Gossypium arboreum isolate Shixiya-1 chromosome 13, ASM2569848v2, whole genome shotgun sequence DNA harbors:
- the LOC108464855 gene encoding auxin-induced protein 15A-like: MGIQLMGLAHAKQKLQRTLSGKIGNAALATSNVPKGHIAVYVGEGNRKRFVIPVSYLNHPLFQDLLNRAEEEFGFNHPMGGLTIPCSEEYFISLTTVLSCS; encoded by the coding sequence ATGGGTATTCAACTAATGGGCTTAGCTCATGCAAAACAAAAGCTCCAGCGAACTCTTTCAGGTAAAATTGGGAATGCAGCATTGGCAACATCAAATGTTCCTAAAGGCCATATTGCGGTTTATGTCGGGGAAGGCAACCGGAAAAGGTTCGTGATTCCGGTATCTTATTTGAATCATCCTTTGTTTCAAGACCTGTTAAATCGAGCCGAGGAAGAATTCGGATTCAACCATCCGATGGGTGGCCTCACAATTCCATGCAGTGAAGAGTACTTCATCAGTCTAACTACAGTATTGAGCTGTTCATAA
- the LOC108464856 gene encoding auxin-responsive protein SAUR22-like: MGVRLPSMISSAKQILKLQSRITRDKPDVPKGHIAVYVGETQRKRFVVPISVLNHPSFNDLLKRAEEEFGFNHPMGGLTIPCREDAFLNLTSRLQA, from the coding sequence ATGGGTGTTCGTCTACCGTCCATGATTTCCAGCGCCAAGCAAATCCTCAAGCTGCAGTCTCGTATTACAAGAGACAAACCAGATGTTCCGAAAGGTCACATTGCAGTTTATGTGGGGGAGACGCAAAGAAAAAGGTTCGTGGTTCCAATATCTGTGTTGAACCATCCTTCGTTCAACGACTTGCTTAAGCGAGCGGAGGAAGAGTTCGGGTTCAATCATCCCATGGGTGGTCTAACAATTCCTTGCAGAGAAGATGCCTTCCTAAATCTCACTTCTCGATTGCAGGCCTAA